The DNA sequence AAAGGATTTAAAACCTTTAGAAAATGAGCGTTGATAAAATGACGAGAAAATAAGTTGAATGAGCATATTAGAAGCAATCAGTTTAAAGGTAATAATCTGTGAAGTGCAGTTCGTAATCGTAAAGTCCATTATTTCATTGGACTTGAAAAATAAAAAAACCCATCTAATCAATTTTGACAGAATTTAGATGGGGAAAACTTGTAATTAATGTTACCGTAATTTTAAAGATCTCAAGCGTCGTGTTGGAGCACGGCGCTCTATGAATACAAAAATATAAAAATGAGTGTATTTGAAGCAATTAGCCTCATGATAATATTCTGTGAATGACAGTTCATAATTGTGATGTTTATTAATTCATTCATCTCAAAAAAAGACAAAAAACAACTCATCTAATCACTTGGACAGTTTAGATGGTTTAAAAATCCTAATAAAATGTCACCGTCTTTTTAACGGTCTCAAGCATCGTGTTAGCGCACGTTGCCTGTAACATGGAAATATTATCGCATAAAATAATTAAAAAGTATAGTGTTTTATCTATAAAATTTTAAATTTTTTGAATTCTATCTCTGACAAAATAGCGAGGTGAAGTACTAAACCTTATAATCTGTGATTCAATTTGTTAAGCTCACCATAGAAATAAGCACGTTCCCCATGTTGTATATAATCCAGACCTACTTCTTCTTCTGTTGTGCCTAATTCACTAAAGCGGCCAATAATCTTAGCAATAAGGAAGGTCATGATACCACTGAAGAGCAGTGTCACAGCGACTGCGATGAACTGTACAACAACTGCATACCAATTGCCTCCTAATAGCAGACCATCCGCAATTTTAGAATTGATTTGATGGGATTGAAAGACACCTGTCAATAAAGCACCGATAATTCCACCCATACCATGTAAACCAAAAGCATCTAAAGCGTCGTTGTAGTTGAGCTTGACCTTAATATAATTAATGGTGAAGAAACAACCTATACCGCCGATACCAGATAAGATTAATGCACTGATTAAATGGACATATCCCGCAGCAGGCGTAATGGTGACAAGCCCTGCCAGCACACCAGATAACATACCCACTAAGCTGGTTGTACGTTTAGTGAGGTATTCCATTGCCATCCAAGAAAGCGCACCTGCACTTGCGCCGAGTACTGTGTTAACGAACGCAGTCATCGCAATTGCATTGAATGTGTATGCGCTGCCTACATTAAATCCATACCAGCCCAGCCAAACCATGATGGCGCCGATTAAACTAATAACCAGATTGTGCGGCGGTCTTTTATCAAAGGTGCGTCCTGCGCCAATCATCATAGCTAATACAAGTCCGGAAACACCAGATGAAATATGTACAACCGTACCGCCTGCATAATCAATTGCGCCAAGACGATCAATCCAACCGCCGCCCCATACCCAATGCGCGACAGGACTATATACCACAATGACCCAAACAAAGACAAAAATGAGGTAAGGGAAAAACTTCATCTTCTCAGAAATCGAACCAGATAAGATTGAAACAGCAATCGTACAAAACATAAGTTGGAAAATCATAAATAAAGCAAACGGAATATGCGGTGAAAGTTCCGTTTGTGTTGAAAAGCCGACATGCTGCGCAAAGAAATATTGAAGTCCGCCGATCCATGATGTTCCTGGCGCAAAACTAAGTGTAAAACCTAATACAATCCAAGCAACAGTCACAACCACAATGGCAGCCATACTTTGCATAATCGTATCTAAAACATTTTTAGACTGCACTAACCCTCCATAAAACAAACTCAACCCAGGTGTCATTAACCACACTAAAAGCGTACATAAGAAAATAAATAAAGTATCGTTGATATTCATGATGTCTTCACTCCTTAAAAAGAGCATAGCGTGTCACACTTTAAAGTGCAAAAATAGGTGAGAAAAACTAACACGATAGGTGAGAAAATATGACATGGCAGTCTAGCGGGATGACTATAGAGACTTCTTTATACTATATGTAAACTTATATAAAATAAAAGTTTACAATTGTGATTACTCCCCTTATTCTATTAGTAGCGACTATAAAATTACTTACAAAAGAGGGTATTTATGGACTTTCATCAAAAATTAAAAAATATTCAGCAACAAGGAAATTTAAGAACTTTAAAAACAGTGGATCAGTTAAAAGGAAAATACATAACCATGGAAGGTCGCACTTTTATTAATTTCACTTCGAATGATTATTTGGGACTGGGTCAGTTACCACTCGCTCATACTGAAGGTTTTGAACGCTGTAATTTATCTAGTTCAAGATTAGTAAGCGGTAACGATAATTTGTATCAGCAAACTGAAGAGGCTATAGCTGATGCATTACCATTTGAAGCATGCTTAATAACAAATAGTGGCTATGATGCTAACCTTGCAGTGTTTAATATATTTAAGGGAGAAAATGTAATAGTTTTATCTGATGCGGCGAACCATGCGAGCTTGATTGATGGTATTAAATTAAGTGGTTTAAATAAAATGATTTACTCTCATTTGGATTACAAGGCTTTAGATCATTTTATAGATGACTTGCCTAATGATATGACGAAAGTGATCGTGACGGACTCGGTATTTTCAACTGATGGTGACAAAGCGGATTTGAAGGAATTATTTCAAATCAAAGAGCGCCATTCCAATATATTGTTGCTTGTAGATGATTCTCATGGCTTCGGATTAGGACTAGATTTAGATTATAGTAAGGTTGATATTTTAACTGCAAGCTTGTCTAAAGGAATGGGGGCTTATGGCGGTGTTATTTTATGTCCTTCTATTGTTAGAGAACTTATAATCAATACAGGACGTGCAGTGATTTACTCTAGCGGTTTGCCGGGAGCAGTATTGGTGCAACTTAAACAGAAATATCAGGCGTTATTAGATGCTGATAAAAGCAGAGGGAAGTTGAAGCGTCTTAGCGACTGCTTTAATGATTATTTCCAACCGTTATGGACGGAATCGATATTTACAGACACACCTATCAAAGCAATTGAATTTAAAACCCATGAACAAGCAGAAAATATTTATCAAACATTGTTGGATCAAGGCATACTGGTCAGTTATTTCCGTTATCCTACAGTTTCACTTCCGACCTTACGTATTTCATTGAACACATACATTGATGAGGCAGATATCAAGCAGTTGTTTAATATAGTTAAAGGGGTGGTGACACATGTATAGTGTGAAAATGCGTGCAAACCGACACGATATCCATATCAGCGGAGCAGAAACACTATGTGAAGCTTCAGAACTTCCAACTGTATTACAAACTTTTTATCAAAAAGGTTTCTTTCATCAGAATGGGCAGCCTGACTTTATGAACTTAAAGATTGAGAAGGTGACATCACCTGTTTTAAGACTGCCGGCACTCTCGATTATTGATGATAGCAACGCAGATTTAACACAACTATGTCGTCAAAACGGTATTACAGAGAAAGCCTTAAACCAAGGGTGGTCTTATATCAAAAATGCCACATGTTACAGAGGTGCAGTCATTTTATGTGCTGAAACAGGTAAGCGTCTTGATAAAACAAATGAACGTGGGGTACGTGCAACGCGATTTGCGTTCAAACAAAATAGTGAAGAGGCAACACTTAATGATAGAGTTCAAGATGCCTTAGCGATTGCGACGATATTGTCACATAATCCTAATGTAAGGGGAGAACTTTGTGTATCTGATGATTTACATTATACGACTGGTTATTTTGCGACGAGTCAAACAGGTTATCATCGTTTGCATCATTTAAAAGAAGATAATACCAGAGAGGGAGGAAGAGTGATATTTGCGGATGAAAATATTGATATTCAAGACTACATCCATTTCATAGAAGAGATACCTAAGCTAATCACTTATTCAGAAATACTTAAAACATAAAATCCGCAAACAGTCAGGCATACGTTTGGGTCGAGTAGGTACACACCTCCGAACAACTGCAAAAATATGCTAGGGTGAAATCAGAGGTTTATGGTAAAAAAGAGGCAAGGACTTGAATTTGTCCTTGCCTCATCTTTAATCTCTTATTGTGTGACTAATGCATCAAAGTTTTTAAGACGTCTTTCTTTTTCCTCATCGCTGATGTTGTGTTTTGCGACATAGCGATTACGTTCGTGCTGTGCACATTCTTTACAGCAAGCACCTAAATAACGGTGTTCGTTTTCTTCTGAAACTAAGATTTGTTTATTGCAGTCAGGGTCGCTGCAATTGATATAGCGTTCGCATGGTGTACCGTCGAACCATTCTTTGCCGATGACTGTTTTTTCTACTTGGTTGACATCTACACTGATACGTTCGTCAAAGACGTACATTTTACCGTCCCATAATTCGCCTTGTGTTTCTGGATCTTTACCGTAAGTTGCGATACCGCCTTCTAATTGTGCTACATCTTCAAAGCCTTCTTTAAGCAAGAAGCCTGAGAATTTTTCACAGCGGATACCGCCGGTACAATAAGTGACAATTTTTTTGTCCATGAACATGTCTTTGTTTTCTTTGATCCAATCTGGCAAGTCACGAAAACGTGTAATGTTCGGACGTACTGCACCGCGGAAATGGCCTAAGTCGAATTCATAATCATTACGTGCATCAATAACGATTGTATCATCGTCTTGTAATGCTTCTCTGAATTCAACCGGAGATAAATATTTTCCTGTTGTTTCGCGCGGGTCAATATCATTTTCTAAGTCCAGTGCAACAATTTCTTTTCTTGGGCGTACATGCATTTTCTTGAATGCATGGCCTTCTGCTTCATCAATCTTGAATGTAATATCTTTGAAGCGTTCATCTGCACGCATATGTGCAATATAAGCATCCGTATCTTCTTTTGTGCCTGAAAGTGTACCGTTGATACCTTCAGTAGACACTAAAATACGGCCTTTTAAATTATGTGCTTTGCAGAAGTCTAAGTGTTCTGCCGCATAAGTTTCTGGGTCATCAATAGTGACATATTTATAATATAATAATACTCTATAATCCATAATATGATACTCCTCAATCTTTCTATCTATTTCTCATTATAAAAGAAAAAGCCAAGACATAAATGATGCATAAGACCTATTTTTCTCTCACGAGTTTCATTTTTCCACTATGATAGCTTAACAAATAATTGTAAATATGCAATAAGTTCGTTTCGAAAATTAAAATATATATGCCTAATTAACCCTTTAAGCATAATCCGATTGGTTTCACACTTAACCGGGTATAATAAATATATGAACAACTTTAAATGAGGTGAATAAGATGGCTGAAATTAAACACAATAATAATAGATTCTATGTAGGCGATGAATCTAAACCAACTGCAGAAATGGATTATACTCCAAATGGTGATGTAATGATTATTACGCATACAGGTGTAGATCCAAGTTTAAGAGGTCAAGGCGTAGGCAACCAGTTAGTTCAAGCAGGTGTAAAATACGCAAGAGAAAACAATATGAAAATCGACGCAAAATGCTGGTTTGCGAAGAAACTCATTGAAGATAATCCAAACGATAAAGACTTATTAGTTGAAGAATAAATTTAATAGTCAGTATAATAGGCAAACATTTTTAACAGGTGTTTGCCTAATTTTAATGGGTTATATCAAGGAATTAAAGAGTGCCTGGGTTGTCTAGAATGTTTGATGAAACCTTGTATAACAAGTACTCGTAGTATTACCTGGGAAATAACATGGCAGTCTAAAATGAAGTGTCTTTAAGGTAGAGTGTGTACTGTCGAGGAAGCTGCAGGCAATAGAAAACGCACACCATGAAGATGTGCGTTAACTGTTATTTATGGTTGCTTTCTTGATTTTGATTTGAGCTTTGTGCAGGCGGTGCCTGTTGCGGTTTTGCTTGTTCAGGTTTAGCCGGCTCAGGTTTTGGTTCTGGTTTAGGCTGTGGTTTCTCTTCAGCTTTTTCTTCTTGTTTCGGCTCTGAATTTGAGTCAGGCTGTGCTTTAGGTTGCGGTGCAGGTGCTTGGTAAACAGGTTGTTGCTGAGGCTGTTCATAGTGCACCTGTTCTTGTGCTGCTGTATCTTGCTGATTGTCGTTTTGTTCTTCTTTTTTCTTATGTTCTTTTTCTGGCTGCTTTTTATGTTCTTTCTTATCTTTGTTTTCAAAGTATTTAGCCGCATCGATATTACTGCTGTGTTTATATTTATCATAAGCGATCATACCGCATATGATGATTGCGGTGATTAATAGCGCTGTTATTACTACTGCTGCGATTCTCTTGAAAGCTTGTAACATAACTGATTGTCTCCCTATATCTATAGTTTACTCTTGATGCATGGTGTAGAGCTACATGTTAATTTTATAGAATTGTTCAAGGTATTTCCACCTTTTTATATGTTCTTTAGAATGAGGTGTCAGATATAAAAGGTTTGAGAAATATATTTGCGTGTAAAATGAATAAAGAATGAAAAGGTAAGACGTTTAGAAATAGTACTAAGTGGTATAGTTTTTATATCAAACAATTCATAAAGTGAGGTTGATACAATGGCAGAAGTAAAACATGGTAATAACAAGTTCTATGTAGGAGATTCTGAAGCACAACCCGATGCAGAAATGACATATGTACCGACAGGAGAAGACAAAATTATTATTGACCATACAGGTGTAGGAGAAAGCATGCAAGGTCAAGGTGTCGGGAAACAATTAGTAGAAGCAGGCGTTAATTGGGCACGTGAAAATAATGTGAAGATTTTAGCGACTTGCCCATTCGCTAAGAAAGTCTTAGAAGAAACACCTGAATATCATGATGTATTGATTAAACACTAGACTGAAGGGTGTCTTAAAAGCCTATCATAACAACCTTTTGGGTTATAATTATAATAAAGCAGCGTCCTAGTTTTTGAAGCTTAGGACGCTGCTTTTTAACGGTCTAAATGTCTGTATAAAGTTGCTCGGCTGATATTGGTTTTAGCTTTGATTTCATCAAGTGTATATTGTTTCGACATGTACATTTCAATCGCATCTTTCAAGTTTTTATCATTACGTTTTGGACGTCCAGGCGACTTGCCTTCTCTAACATATTTTTCGATACCGAGACGTGTTCTGAACTTAACGACATCGCTTTGAAATTGGGTTAAATATTTTAAATGCGTATGGAAATTTTGATGAGTATTGCCTGTAAGTGCTTGATTAAGATTAATAACATACAAGGAGATGTGCTGCTTTTCAAGCAAGTCTAAAATATCTAAAAGCTGACGTGTTGAATCTGCCAGGATACACAAGTCAGTGACATATAACGTATCGTTTGGTTTGAGTGTAGTATGCAGCAGTTCATCTAATACAATGCGCTTTTTAGCTTCAGCATGCTTTTCTTCTAAGAGTTTATCGGTATAATTTTGGGTTTTTTGACATTGTACGGTACATGTATCATTGATTTCTACAGGACGGAGATAGCCGTATTTCATTATATTCACCTAACTTATAGTCAATTAGTTTCAAAAAGGGATAGAAATATGAAACTTTTCTGTTATACTTGCTTAGTAGTATTTCACGTAAAGGAGATTCATTATGTTTGAGACATTTAAAACAGAATGGCTGCAGCAGCCTGGCAAGAACTTTATGGCCGGCTTAGTTGTTGCTTTGGCATTAATACCTGAAGCGATTGCCTTTTCAATTATCGCAGGTGTCGATCCGATGGTCGGCTTATATGCCGCGTTTAATATTGCGACTGTTACGGCAATTGCAGGCGGACGTCCAGCTATGATTTCCGGCGCTACAGGTGCTGTTGCCTTAGTTGTTACACCTTTAGTACGCGACCATGGTTTAGAGTATCTATTAGCAGCCACTATCTTAATGGGGCTGATTCAATTTATCTTAGGCGTACTTAAAATCGGACGCTTGATGAAGTTTATTCCGCGTTCTGTCATGATAGGATTTGTAAATGCTTTAGGTATCATGATCTTCATGTCTCAACTTGAACATATCTTTGGTATTTCGATTCATACTTATATCTACGTTATTGTAACACTTCTCATGGTATATATCATTCCGTTGTTTAAGCGTATCCGCATACCCGCACCGCTGATTGCGATTGTCGTATTGACTGCGATTTATATGATATTTGGGTCTGATGTTAGAACGGTAGGAGATTTAGGCAATATTCAACAGAAATTACCGCATTTCTTAATTCCTGATGTGCCTTATAATTTAGAAACTTTACGAATTATTTTCCCTTATGCGCTCTCAATGGCGATTGTAGGGTTAGTAGAAAGCTTATTAACAGCTAAAATTGTAGATGACTATACAGATACGTACTCTAACAAGAACAAAGAGTCCAGAGGCCAAGGGATTGCGAACATCATCACAGGATTATTTGGCGGTATGGGCGGTTGTGCAATGATTGGACAATCTGGTATCAACGTACGTTCTGGTGCCAACAGTCGTCTTTCTACACTGACTGCAGGAGTCATGCTGATGTTCATGATTATGGTCTTAGGGGATATTGTAGTTAAAATTCCAATGCCCATTTTAGCAGGTATTATGGTGATGGTTTCAGTAGGTACAGTCGATTGGGGCTCTTTCAAATATATTAAGAATGCTCCGAAAACAGACGCTGTTGTAATGCTGCTGACCGTTATCATTGTCTTATTTACGCACAATCTTGCGATTGGTGTAGTTGTCGGGGTTGTCTTCAGTGCCTTATTCTTTGCTGCAAAGATATCCCAAGTGGACGTGCAGCAACATCAGCAAGGCGATCATGTACAGCTGGCAATTAAAGGACAAATCTTCTTTGTTTCGATTGATAGTCTGATGGGACAAATCGATTTGAATCAGCACCATAAGACAATCACGATAAATTTAAGCCGAGCACACTTATGGGACGATTCTGCAGTAGATGCGATTGACAATCTCGTAAATAAACTTAAGCACAAACAGAATCATGTAACAGTGGTAGGGTTAAATGCACAGAGTCATAAAATCATTAAAGAACTCAGCCAATTAAATCACAATCATTTTAAAGTCTGAAGCGCTTTGCTTCAGGCTTTTTCTGTGCGCATAAAAAACACAAAGCACCAAAGAAAAACTCTGTGCTTTGTGCAGTAAAATTATTAAATTTCTTTTAATTGGCGTTCGATTTCATCACGTTTATGTTCAAGGAAGTCAGGTAATGTCAGTTTGCTTCCTAAGTCTTTAACATCAGTATCTACAGTGAAGCCAGGTGCTTCTGTCGCAAATTCATAAAGAATTTTGTTGTTGCGGTAGTAGATGGATTTAAAGAAGTAACGGTCGATAATACCAGAGTTGTTGCCAGGCAATTGATCTAATTTTTCAAGTACCGTCTGCAAAGCTTCATCAGTCGGGATACTGACAGCGATATGATGGACATAACCGCGGCCTGGTTTAACACTTTCGCCTTGTTCTTCCACTAAGACAAAGTCGCTGTAACGTCCGCTTTGGTCAAGTGTATATACATTTTCATCGCTTGGGTGTGCTTGGTAGCCTAATACGTTTGTTAAGAAATCGATGGTAGGCGCTAAATTACGCAAATGCAATTCTACTGGCCCCATACCTAGAATTTGATGTTCGCTCGGTACATCTGTATATGGATTATAATGCCATACTTTTGGAATCGTATGGTCGCCGTTAACCATTAATACTAACTTCAAACCGTCTGGATCTTCAAAAGCTAAAGCCGGTTGGTTTAAATACGTTGTTGTTTCAGCATCTACATTATGCTGGCTTAAACGCTCTTTAAAGTATGTGATAGCAGCTTCATCTGGTACTAATAAAACTAAACGTTCAATACTGTTTGTACCTGAATGATGTTTGCCCAGCATACTCATTTCAAAGAATGTTAATAATGTGCCCGGTGCACCTGTTTCATCCCCGTAGAAGATATGATACATCGATGGATTATCTTGGTTTACAGATTTTTCGATTAAGCGCAAACCTAATACTTCTGTGTAAAATTGTTTATTTTCACGTGCATCTTTTGTGTACATTGAGATATGGTGATGTCCTGTAATCAGTGTCATACTATCCCTCCTGCTTATCTAGTATAATTATTATACTTACATCATACAATGTTTCTACAAATAAAGAAAGCTTTATGTTCTTCTACCCGAATTGTTAATGATATATGACAAAACACATACTTGAAGGGGTATACTTTGTCGCACCTCACTGTATCCGTCATAATGGAATTAAGACCAAAGAGAGATAGATGGGGTGAAAGTATGAACTTTGTGAAGATATCACTCATAGTCGCGTTAATGTGCTTATTAGCACTGATTGAGATGATAGCAGCCGCAACAGTCGGTTTAAGTTATATAGTCGCAATAGCCATTTCTATTGTAATGGTTATATGTATCATCATTATTATCATGGAGATACTCAAAGGCAGGAAGAAGTCCTAGCATATACATAACCTGATCGCTGACAGTCCGTCACTGCTGGCAATCAGGTTATTTTTCTGTAGAAAATGAAAGAAAGTACTCGCACGCGTAACAGTGTTATGTTACATTATTCCTAGGAGGATAATTATGACAGAACAATTAATCAGCAAAAAGGACTTGCTCGTTGAATGCGATATTACGTATGGCCAACTGTATCGCTGGAAAAGAAAAAAATTAATCCCAGATGAATGGTTTATTCGAAAGTCTACATTTACCGGCCAAGAAACGTTCTTGCCTAAAACGAAAGTACTTCAAAGAATCAAAGCGATTCAACAATATAAAAATGACTATGCTTTAGACGAAATGGCCAAGTTATTCGAAGTAGCATCTAATGAGCCTAAAGCAGAATACTGGGATAATGAAGCACTCATTCAAACATGGGCTGGTTTCTTTAAACAAGAAATCGGTGAAAAATTGTTAGCGCAATATCCGGAAGATACAGCGGTTTATGTCGGTACGATTTTAAACGAAGTCATTACACGCAGTATCTTATCGATGGATGAAGCACAAGCGCTGCAAGCATTCCTATTGGAATCTGCGCATAACAATAAAACGGCAGAGTTGTATATTTGCCGCAAGTTCGCAGTCACATTCTACTTGCTTGTGGAACAGAATACTCCTATTCAATTAGATAACAGTGTGAGAGTAATAGAAATAATCAGCGCAGAAAACTTATTTAAGAAAGAAGGCTAAACATCATGAATCAGTCTATCAGAGGTATGGGAAAAAGAATCCTGGAAGCACACACCTATGACACTATTTTATTGCTTGGCGAAATAACAATATTAAACGAAGCCATCATCAATGACATCAAACTTACTGGTGACATTACCGCAGCGGATAATGTGGAAATCCGCAACTTGAAGCTGCTTGGCGAAATGAAATGCGATAAGAATGTGCGTATTACGCAAGCATCTATTATCGGTAAAGTCCAGATCGCAGAGGATTTGGACTTCACTGATTTCAAAGTGAAAGGCGAAGTGAATGTTTCAGGGCGTTTGCGCGGAGATAATATCGATATTATCGGTATGCTTCAAAGTACGCGCGATTGTGAAGTCGATAATTTTAATGTGAACGGCAAAGCGCAGATTGAAGGTATGTTAAATGCGGATTCAATAGAATTCAAAGTACAAGAAGACTCTTATATCCGAGAAATCGGCGGGGACCAAATTAAAATTCTTGAACAAAACAAAGAGAACAGTAAGAAGTCGTTCATCACTGTTGTTTCCAACCAAAAGACACCCGCTTATCTGACGGCAGAAATCATTGAAGGAGATACGATAGAGGTGAATGCGGTCAAAGCGAAAATGATCAGAGGCGACCATGTGGTCATTGGAGATAACGTCGAAGTGGATAAAGTAGAATATACCAATTCGCTGGAATGTGCGCCGCATGCACAAGTCAAAGAGGTCGTAAAATTATAACATTATAGGTGAATTATCAAAATTCCTCAAAAAATATCAGAATAATTAGATTGTTGTTACTATTATTTTGATTATGTGCTAAAATAAATTTTTATTATCAAACTAATCGTTGGTTGACGGTTAGTTTTTTATGATTAGGGGGAATTATGATGGGATTTTCTACTGAACCGATATTAATATGGTTTGTGTTAGGCTACGGTTTATTAATGATCGTATTAGGTTTTATTTATTCAAAGAAAGTTGAAAGTAACGAAGACTTTATCCTTGCGGGTAAATCGTTAGGGCCTGTGGTGTTGATGGGGACATTGCTTGCGACATGGGTCGGCAGTGGTTCTGTAACCGGCGGTCAAAACTCATTAGCCTACAGTTTCGGCTTATGGCCGGCAATCGGCTATATGATTCCGAGTATTATCGGTATTGGGACGATTTACATAATCAGCTCTAAGATTAGAAACAACGGGAAGTACACAGTAGCGGAAATCCTTGAGATGAAATATGGTAAAGTCGCAAGTTATATAGCTGCAGTGATTATTATTTTAGCTTTCGTAGGGATTGTTTCTTACCAATATCAAGGTTTAGCGTATGTCTTGCATGTCTCAACAGGCATCTCTGTTGAACTTGGCACGATTATTGCGGCCGTGATTATTATCTTGCTCGCGACAATGGGCGGTTTAATGTCAGTCGCACCGACAGATGCCTTAAGTGCATTCTTGATTACTATCGCATTGATTATTGCGGTACCTGTCAGTATCGCAGTTGCGGGCGGTTGGGACAGCATTGTCAGCCATGTACCAGATACACATTTAGAGCCGATGGGGACATTAAGCTTCATGCAGATTCTCGGCTTCTATATTCCAATGCTATTCTTATTATTAGGCGACCAGAACATATACCAGCGTCTTGCTTCATCAAAGGACAATAAAGTAACGCGCGTCGGTACGATCGGCTGGGTTGTCGGCTTATTGATTGTAACACCATTGATTTCACTTCTTGCGTTTATTGCACGTTCGATTTTCCCGAAAATCGAACCAGGGATGGCTTTAATCGCACTGACAAGTCAATTGCCGATTGTGATTGGAGGCGTCTTGATTGCGGCACTTACTGCATTCATTACGACAACAGGAACTCTTATTTATTATCCGCTGCGACAAGTGTGCTGTATGACTTGTTCGGCGAAAACTTTAAACATAAACACGAAAATAAAATGCTGATGATGACGAGAATATTAGTGCCGGTTTTAGGTGTCATTGCATTCATGCTGACGATGTACTTCCCGTCAGTCTTATCTGTACAAATGTATGCTTATACTGTTTACGGTGCAGGTATTACTCCGGCATTGCTTGCAGTATTCATTTATCCGAAAGTCACAAAACTTGCTGGTTTAGCTTCAATGGCTGTAGGATTAGTCGCAACACTGTTTTGGGAGTTTGTCTTTGTTCAAAGTACAGGTATCAACTCAGCATTGATTTCTGTACCGCTTGCGATTATCGTCTTAGTAGTTGTGACACTATTTACTTCTAAAGGAGGCAGTCAAAGTGAACTTGAAACAACGCATTGATGCGTTTAGAAAGACTATGAAACAAGACAACATTGATTTAAGTATTGTGATGAATTTTGAGAATCAGATGTATTTCACAGGATTTAAAGCAGTTATTTATTCTAGACCGATCATCTTATTTATTTCCCAGGAA is a window from the Staphylococcus sp. IVB6181 genome containing:
- a CDS encoding SulP family inorganic anion transporter gives rise to the protein MFETFKTEWLQQPGKNFMAGLVVALALIPEAIAFSIIAGVDPMVGLYAAFNIATVTAIAGGRPAMISGATGAVALVVTPLVRDHGLEYLLAATILMGLIQFILGVLKIGRLMKFIPRSVMIGFVNALGIMIFMSQLEHIFGISIHTYIYVIVTLLMVYIIPLFKRIRIPAPLIAIVVLTAIYMIFGSDVRTVGDLGNIQQKLPHFLIPDVPYNLETLRIIFPYALSMAIVGLVESLLTAKIVDDYTDTYSNKNKESRGQGIANIITGLFGGMGGCAMIGQSGINVRSGANSRLSTLTAGVMLMFMIMVLGDIVVKIPMPILAGIMVMVSVGTVDWGSFKYIKNAPKTDAVVMLLTVIIVLFTHNLAIGVVVGVVFSALFFAAKISQVDVQQHQQGDHVQLAIKGQIFFVSIDSLMGQIDLNQHHKTITINLSRAHLWDDSAVDAIDNLVNKLKHKQNHVTVVGLNAQSHKIIKELSQLNHNHFKV
- a CDS encoding VOC family protein; the protein is MTLITGHHHISMYTKDARENKQFYTEVLGLRLIEKSVNQDNPSMYHIFYGDETGAPGTLLTFFEMSMLGKHHSGTNSIERLVLLVPDEAAITYFKERLSQHNVDAETTTYLNQPALAFEDPDGLKLVLMVNGDHTIPKVWHYNPYTDVPSEHQILGMGPVELHLRNLAPTIDFLTNVLGYQAHPSDENVYTLDQSGRYSDFVLVEEQGESVKPGRGYVHHIAVSIPTDEALQTVLEKLDQLPGNNSGIIDRYFFKSIYYRNNKILYEFATEAPGFTVDTDVKDLGSKLTLPDFLEHKRDEIERQLKEI
- a CDS encoding YhbD family protein, whose translation is MTEQLISKKDLLVECDITYGQLYRWKRKKLIPDEWFIRKSTFTGQETFLPKTKVLQRIKAIQQYKNDYALDEMAKLFEVASNEPKAEYWDNEALIQTWAGFFKQEIGEKLLAQYPEDTAVYVGTILNEVITRSILSMDEAQALQAFLLESAHNNKTAELYICRKFAVTFYLLVEQNTPIQLDNSVRVIEIISAENLFKKEG
- a CDS encoding sodium:solute symporter family protein encodes the protein MGFSTEPILIWFVLGYGLLMIVLGFIYSKKVESNEDFILAGKSLGPVVLMGTLLATWVGSGSVTGGQNSLAYSFGLWPAIGYMIPSIIGIGTIYIISSKIRNNGKYTVAEILEMKYGKVASYIAAVIIILAFVGIVSYQYQGLAYVLHVSTGISVELGTIIAAVIIILLATMGGLMSVAPTDALSAFLITIALIIAVPVSIAVAGGWDSIVSHVPDTHLEPMGTLSFMQILGFYIPMLFLLLGDQNIYQRLASSKDNKVTRVGTIGWVVGLLIVTPLISLLAFIARSIFPKIEPGMALIALTSQLPIVIGGVLIAALTAFITTTGTLIYYPLRQVCCMTCSAKTLNINTKIKC